Genomic segment of Bradyrhizobium sp. SZCCHNS1050:
GACCGTGGTCGCCAAGCTGTTCACGCAATGCCGGCCGGACGTCGCGATCTTCGGCGAGAAGGACTATCAGCAGCTCCGCGTCGTCGCCCAGATGGCGCGCGACCTCGATCTCGGCGTCCGTGTCGTCGGATCCCGTACGGTGCGCGAACGCGACGGACTCGCGATGTCGTCGCGCAATGTCTACCTCACGGCAGACGAGCGGCGGGCGGCGCCGACGCTGCACCGTGTCCTGAAGGAGCTGGCGGCCCGGCTGCGCGCCGGCGACGACATGCAGGCGGCCATTGGGGATGGCGCCGCCGCGATCACCGAAGCCGGCTTTGCCTTGGACTATCTCGAGGTCCGCGACGCCGAGACGCTGGCGCCCATCGCCCCGAACGAGTCAGGACCGAAACGCATCCTGGTCGCGGCCAAGATCGGAACCACGCGACTGATCGACAATATCGCCGCGTGAGCCGCCGGGAGACCAGCCGTCCGCCAACACCGTGAGCGCGCCCTCGCCCGCAAGGCAGAGGCAAGGACAACTGACGCCGCGTCGAGCGTACGCCCGGCCCTTGCGAGCGAGGCTGACTTCCGCCTCGCGTGAGATGCTCACGCGCAACACCACCGGCTCATCAAAGTGCTACAGCAGGCCGAGATCGCGCAGCTCGCGGCGCAGCGGCTCGGGCATGGCTTCGACGCCCGCCGCACCGGACTTGCCGAGATCGGCCGGCGCATCCTCGGCCGTCAGATAGCGCCAGCCCTGGAACGGACGCATCGGCCGCGGCGACACCGCGATCACCTTCGGCTGCATGATGATGCGGCACCGCCCGATGCCGTCGCCGTCGCGGAACGGCTCGATGCCGACGATCTTCTCGCGCGCGGCGACCTCACCGCGAATCACCCAATACAGCGAGCCGCCGGCGAGGATGTCCTCGACCCGTTTCGGCGTCATCCGCGTGACATGGACGTGCTGCTGCGGCAGGCCCTTCTTCTTGGCCGCGAGCATGCGCTCGGCGATCCACTCCTTCAGCTCTTTCACGGACTCGCAGCCGACGGCGAGCTTGATCAGGTGCAGAGGCATGATGGCGGTTCGACCAGCGGGATCTATTCGTTGTTGGCGGCCGGCTCGGCGGCCTCAGGCGCCGCTTGAGGCGCCGCAGCGGCCGGCTTCGGCTTCGGCGCGGCCTTCT
This window contains:
- the panC gene encoding pantoate--beta-alanine ligase translates to MSRSPRVARTVSALRRELDSLRARKASIALVPTMGALHEGHISLVRLAKRRADKVVVSIFVNPTQFAPTEDFGSYPRTWKEDVAKLAAERVDLIWHPDAKAMYPDGFATRIVPEGAALAGLEDRFRPHFFGGVATVVAKLFTQCRPDVAIFGEKDYQQLRVVAQMARDLDLGVRVVGSRTVRERDGLAMSSRNVYLTADERRAAPTLHRVLKELAARLRAGDDMQAAIGDGAAAITEAGFALDYLEVRDAETLAPIAPNESGPKRILVAAKIGTTRLIDNIAA
- a CDS encoding DUF1489 domain-containing protein, whose translation is MPLHLIKLAVGCESVKELKEWIAERMLAAKKKGLPQQHVHVTRMTPKRVEDILAGGSLYWVIRGEVAAREKIVGIEPFRDGDGIGRCRIIMQPKVIAVSPRPMRPFQGWRYLTAEDAPADLGKSGAAGVEAMPEPLRRELRDLGLL